From the Sebastes fasciatus isolate fSebFas1 chromosome 3, fSebFas1.pri, whole genome shotgun sequence genome, one window contains:
- the LOC141764060 gene encoding uncharacterized protein LOC141764060 isoform X1, giving the protein MDGILMSDSGRPSMCQIINLLKIVYFILFFWLFNAFIDKERDSNERGSEGGVDIQQRAKGWIRTLSRCVKDSALVHGTPTLPADIMEKGQDPAPPYPGLPMDNNVGVYQAQPGIQAQPGFQAQPGFQPLPVMQPLPVMQPLPVMQPLPVMQPLPSYQPSYQAQSVTYQYSLQQPQFVQPVSQVVVVQNLLEAFPGQMVCPQCRSTIVTKVKYKAGLCTWTICGILTLFGCWPCALIPFCVDDCKDVEHCCPNCERVLHVYKRT; this is encoded by the exons atggacggaattctgatgtcggactctggtcgACCGTCTAtgtgtcaaattattaatttattaaagattgtttattttattttatttttttggcttTTCAATGCCTTTATtgataaagagagagatagtaatgagagagggagtgagggaggggTTGATATACAGCAAAGGGCCAAAGGTTGGATCCGAACTCTGAGCCGCTGCgttaaggactcagccttggtacatgggacGCCCACTCTACCAG CAGATATCATGGAAAAGGGTCAGGACCCAGCACCGCCGTACCCCGGTCTCCCTATGGACAACAACGTGGGAGTCTACCAAGCTCAGCCTGGCATCCAAGCTCAGCCTGGCTTCCAAGCTCAGCCTGGCTTCCAACCTCTGCCTGTCATGCAACCTCTGCCTGTCATGCAACCTCTGCCTGTCATGCAACCTCTGCCTGTCATGCAACCTCTGCCTAGCTACCAGCCCA GCTATCAAGCTCAAAGTGTTACTTACCAGTACAGCCTACAACAACCTCAGTTCGTCCAACCCG TGAGCCAGGTGGTAGTGGTTCAGAACCTGCTGGAGGCTTTTCCCGGACAGATGGTGTGTCCTCAATGCCGAAGCACTATTGTCACTAAAGTCAAGTACAAAGCTGGTCTGTGCACCTGGACGATCTGTGGCATTCTAACACTCTTTGG GTGTTGGCCTTGCGCCCTCATCCCCTTCTGCGTGGATGATTGCAAGGATGTGGAGCATTGCTGCCCCAACTGTGAACGGGTCCTGCACGTCTATAAACGCACGTGA
- the LOC141764060 gene encoding lipopolysaccharide-induced tumor necrosis factor-alpha factor homolog isoform X2, which yields MEKGQDPAPPYPGLPMDNNVGVYQAQPGIQAQPGFQAQPGFQPLPVMQPLPVMQPLPVMQPLPVMQPLPSYQPSYQAQSVTYQYSLQQPQFVQPVSQVVVVQNLLEAFPGQMVCPQCRSTIVTKVKYKAGLCTWTICGILTLFGCWPCALIPFCVDDCKDVEHCCPNCERVLHVYKRT from the exons ATGGAAAAGGGTCAGGACCCAGCACCGCCGTACCCCGGTCTCCCTATGGACAACAACGTGGGAGTCTACCAAGCTCAGCCTGGCATCCAAGCTCAGCCTGGCTTCCAAGCTCAGCCTGGCTTCCAACCTCTGCCTGTCATGCAACCTCTGCCTGTCATGCAACCTCTGCCTGTCATGCAACCTCTGCCTGTCATGCAACCTCTGCCTAGCTACCAGCCCA GCTATCAAGCTCAAAGTGTTACTTACCAGTACAGCCTACAACAACCTCAGTTCGTCCAACCCG TGAGCCAGGTGGTAGTGGTTCAGAACCTGCTGGAGGCTTTTCCCGGACAGATGGTGTGTCCTCAATGCCGAAGCACTATTGTCACTAAAGTCAAGTACAAAGCTGGTCTGTGCACCTGGACGATCTGTGGCATTCTAACACTCTTTGG GTGTTGGCCTTGCGCCCTCATCCCCTTCTGCGTGGATGATTGCAAGGATGTGGAGCATTGCTGCCCCAACTGTGAACGGGTCCTGCACGTCTATAAACGCACGTGA